From a single Osmerus eperlanus chromosome 8, fOsmEpe2.1, whole genome shotgun sequence genomic region:
- the LOC134024734 gene encoding sterile alpha motif domain-containing protein 12-like, with product MGRCKRVSLWSVEDVSVWAQEQYPSQLSTIRPAILKHAISGRALLRLRQHHLEKLGVDPGEHHGILEDILLLRVQEELENLNDIYSECFSS from the exons ATGGGTCGGTGTAAGAGAGTTTCCCTCTGGTCGGTGGAGGATGTGAGTGTCTGGGCCCAGGAACAGTACCCTTCCCAGCTGAGCACCATAAGACCAGCCATCCTCAAACATGCCATATCAG GCCGTGCCCTGTTGAGGCTGAGGCAACATCACCTGGAGAAGCTGGGAGTGGACCCAGGAGAGCACCACGGCATCCTGGAAGACATCCTCCTGCTCAGGGtccaggaggaactggagaaCCTCAACGACATCTACTCCG AATGTTTTTCTTCCTAA